In Triticum aestivum cultivar Chinese Spring chromosome 5B, IWGSC CS RefSeq v2.1, whole genome shotgun sequence, the following proteins share a genomic window:
- the LOC123111586 gene encoding BTB/POZ domain-containing protein At5g47800 isoform X2, which produces MKYMKLGSKPDTFYTEQAVRSVVSDIPADLIIHVNNTKYQLHKFPLLLKCGLLQRLCSDTEADEQLPVPVALHDIPGGEEAFEICAKFCYGIAISISASNFVLATLAARFLRMTEHVAKANLVSKLDTFFESCVLHGWRDSIAALQAAWRISGWSESRIVQPCVDSIVEKILLPPSQVAWSYTYTRPGYAKRPHQSVPKDWWTEDISELDIEVFRSVVSTVRATRMLPSPLIGEALHVYACKHLPDPLYTGGSANGHASQSQSSSFTAAAAAAEEALAKQRRVLETVVTMIPGDVGSVTGRFLLRLLRVANYVGASSSTRAQLIRQAGSQLDEAKAVDLLIPLPSDAQAYDVGAAEAVLEHFLAQFQRPAAPDERRRMSVAMEKVVRIFDEYLKTIALDSEFPIGKFIDLAECLPGIARSDHDGLYRAVDTYLKEHPDLSKADRKRLCRLIDCRKLSPDVRAQAVSNDRMPLRTIVQLLFVEQERTIGAGGSHSVAPPDRASVDAVSRLTATGREDEAAAMDHRSDVHRPRRAGHEERAQGDAAAMTRSLSASTKTAARKDRAVEERGSRLRNK; this is translated from the exons ATGAAGTACATGAAGCTTGGGTCAAAGCCTGACACATTCTACACCGAACAAGCCGTTAG GTCAGTAGTGTCAGACATACCTGCTGATCTTATCATACATGTCAACAATACAAAGTATCAACTGCACAAG TTCCCCCTGCTGCTCAAGTGCGGCCTCCTGCAGCGCCTCTGCTCCGACACAGAGGCCGACGAGCAGCTGCCGGTGCCGGTGGCGCTCCACGACATCCCGGGCGGCGAGGAGGCCTTCGAGATCTGCGCCAAGTTCTGCTACGGCATCGCCATCAGCATCAGCGCCAGCAACTTCGTGCTGGCGACGCTGGCAGCCCGATTCCTCCGGATGACGGAGCACGTCGCCAAGGCGAACCTCGTCTCCAAGCTCGACACCTTCTTCGAGTCCTGCGTCCTCCACGGGTGGAGGGACTCCATCGCCGCGCTGCAGGCGGCGTGGCGGATCTCCGGCTGGTCCGAGAGCCGCATCGTCCAGCCATGCGTCGACTCCATTGTCGAGAAGATCCTCCTCCCGCCCTCCCAG GTCGCGTGGTCGTACACGTACACGAGGCCGGGGTACGCCAAGAGGCCCCACCAGTCGGTGCCCAAGGACTGGTGGACGGAGGACATCTCCGAGCTGGACATCGAGGTGTTCCGCTCGGTCGTCTCCACCGTGCGCGCCACGCGCATGCTCCCGTCGCCGCTCATCGGCGAGGCCCTGCACGTCTACGCCTGCAAGCACCTCCCGGACCCGCTCTACACCGGCGGAAGCGCCAACGGCCACGCGTCTCAGAGTCAGAGCTCCTCcttcacggcggcggcggcggcggctgaggaggCGCTCGCCAAGCAGAGGCGCGTGCTGGAGACCGTCGTCACCATGATCCCCGGTGACGTGGGGTCGGTCACGGGACGGTTCCTCCTCCGGCTGCTGCGTGTGGCCAACTACGTCGGCGCGTCCTCGTCGACGCGCGCGCAGCTCATCCGGCAGGCCGGGTCCCAGCTCGACGAGGCCAAGGCGGTGGACCTGCTCATCCCGCTGCCGTCGGACGCGCAGGCGTACGACGTCGGCGCGGCGGAGGCCGTGCTGGAGCACTTCTTGGCGCAGTTCCAGCGGCCGGCCGCTCCCGACGAGCGCCGGAGGATGAGCGTCGCCATGGAGAAGGTGGTCAGAATCTTCGACGAATACCTTAAGACGATCGCCCTCGACAGTGAGTTTCCCATCGGCAAGTTCATCGACCTGGCCGAGTGCCTGCCCGGCATCGCCCGGAGCGACCACGACGGTCTCTACCGCGCCGTCGACACCTACCTCAAG GAACACCCGGACCTGAGCAAGGCGGACAGGAAGCGGCTGTGCCGGTTGATCGACTGCCGGAAGCTATCGCCGGACGTGCGGGCTCAGGCGGTATCCAATGATCGGATGCCGTTGCGGACCATCGTGCAGCTTCTATTCGTTGAGCAGGAGAGAACAATCGGCGCGGGCGGCAGCCATAGCGTCGCGCCACCGGACCGGGCCTCAGTCGATGCCGTCTCCAGGCTCACGGCAACAGGCAGAGAGGACGAAGCGGCGGCCATGGACCACAGGTCGGATGTGCACCGGCCACGGCGGGCAGGCCATGAAGAGCGCGCCCAGGGCGACGCGGCTGCAATGACGAGGTCGCTATCGGCGTCGACGAAGACGGCGGCGAGGAAGGACAGGGCGGTGGAAGAGAGGGGGAGCAGGCTGAGGAACAAGTGA
- the LOC123111586 gene encoding BTB/POZ domain-containing protein At5g47800 isoform X3 codes for MTEHVAKANLVSKLDTFFESCVLHGWRDSIAALQAAWRISGWSESRIVQPCVDSIVEKILLPPSQVAWSYTYTRPGYAKRPHQSVPKDWWTEDISELDIEVFRSVVSTVRATRMLPSPLIGEALHVYACKHLPDPLYTGGSANGHASQSQSSSFTAAAAAAEEALAKQRRVLETVVTMIPGDVGSVTGRFLLRLLRVANYVGASSSTRAQLIRQAGSQLDEAKAVDLLIPLPSDAQAYDVGAAEAVLEHFLAQFQRPAAPDERRRMSVAMEKVVRIFDEYLKTIALDSEFPIGKFIDLAECLPGIARSDHDGLYRAVDTYLKEHPDLSKADRKRLCRLIDCRKLSPDVRAQAVSNDRMPLRTIVQLLFVEQERTIGAGGSHSVAPPDRASVDAVSRLTATGREDEAAAMDHRSDVHRPRRAGHEERAQGDAAAMTRSLSASTKTAARKDRAVEERGSRLRNK; via the exons ATGACGGAGCACGTCGCCAAGGCGAACCTCGTCTCCAAGCTCGACACCTTCTTCGAGTCCTGCGTCCTCCACGGGTGGAGGGACTCCATCGCCGCGCTGCAGGCGGCGTGGCGGATCTCCGGCTGGTCCGAGAGCCGCATCGTCCAGCCATGCGTCGACTCCATTGTCGAGAAGATCCTCCTCCCGCCCTCCCAG GTCGCGTGGTCGTACACGTACACGAGGCCGGGGTACGCCAAGAGGCCCCACCAGTCGGTGCCCAAGGACTGGTGGACGGAGGACATCTCCGAGCTGGACATCGAGGTGTTCCGCTCGGTCGTCTCCACCGTGCGCGCCACGCGCATGCTCCCGTCGCCGCTCATCGGCGAGGCCCTGCACGTCTACGCCTGCAAGCACCTCCCGGACCCGCTCTACACCGGCGGAAGCGCCAACGGCCACGCGTCTCAGAGTCAGAGCTCCTCcttcacggcggcggcggcggcggctgaggaggCGCTCGCCAAGCAGAGGCGCGTGCTGGAGACCGTCGTCACCATGATCCCCGGTGACGTGGGGTCGGTCACGGGACGGTTCCTCCTCCGGCTGCTGCGTGTGGCCAACTACGTCGGCGCGTCCTCGTCGACGCGCGCGCAGCTCATCCGGCAGGCCGGGTCCCAGCTCGACGAGGCCAAGGCGGTGGACCTGCTCATCCCGCTGCCGTCGGACGCGCAGGCGTACGACGTCGGCGCGGCGGAGGCCGTGCTGGAGCACTTCTTGGCGCAGTTCCAGCGGCCGGCCGCTCCCGACGAGCGCCGGAGGATGAGCGTCGCCATGGAGAAGGTGGTCAGAATCTTCGACGAATACCTTAAGACGATCGCCCTCGACAGTGAGTTTCCCATCGGCAAGTTCATCGACCTGGCCGAGTGCCTGCCCGGCATCGCCCGGAGCGACCACGACGGTCTCTACCGCGCCGTCGACACCTACCTCAAG GAACACCCGGACCTGAGCAAGGCGGACAGGAAGCGGCTGTGCCGGTTGATCGACTGCCGGAAGCTATCGCCGGACGTGCGGGCTCAGGCGGTATCCAATGATCGGATGCCGTTGCGGACCATCGTGCAGCTTCTATTCGTTGAGCAGGAGAGAACAATCGGCGCGGGCGGCAGCCATAGCGTCGCGCCACCGGACCGGGCCTCAGTCGATGCCGTCTCCAGGCTCACGGCAACAGGCAGAGAGGACGAAGCGGCGGCCATGGACCACAGGTCGGATGTGCACCGGCCACGGCGGGCAGGCCATGAAGAGCGCGCCCAGGGCGACGCGGCTGCAATGACGAGGTCGCTATCGGCGTCGACGAAGACGGCGGCGAGGAAGGACAGGGCGGTGGAAGAGAGGGGGAGCAGGCTGAGGAACAAGTGA
- the LOC123111586 gene encoding BTB/POZ domain-containing protein At5g47800 isoform X1, translating to MKYMKLGSKPDTFYTEQAVRVYLWLGRSVVSDIPADLIIHVNNTKYQLHKFPLLLKCGLLQRLCSDTEADEQLPVPVALHDIPGGEEAFEICAKFCYGIAISISASNFVLATLAARFLRMTEHVAKANLVSKLDTFFESCVLHGWRDSIAALQAAWRISGWSESRIVQPCVDSIVEKILLPPSQVAWSYTYTRPGYAKRPHQSVPKDWWTEDISELDIEVFRSVVSTVRATRMLPSPLIGEALHVYACKHLPDPLYTGGSANGHASQSQSSSFTAAAAAAEEALAKQRRVLETVVTMIPGDVGSVTGRFLLRLLRVANYVGASSSTRAQLIRQAGSQLDEAKAVDLLIPLPSDAQAYDVGAAEAVLEHFLAQFQRPAAPDERRRMSVAMEKVVRIFDEYLKTIALDSEFPIGKFIDLAECLPGIARSDHDGLYRAVDTYLKEHPDLSKADRKRLCRLIDCRKLSPDVRAQAVSNDRMPLRTIVQLLFVEQERTIGAGGSHSVAPPDRASVDAVSRLTATGREDEAAAMDHRSDVHRPRRAGHEERAQGDAAAMTRSLSASTKTAARKDRAVEERGSRLRNK from the exons ATGAAGTACATGAAGCTTGGGTCAAAGCCTGACACATTCTACACCGAACAAGCCGTTAG GGTTTACTTATGGCTTGGCAGGTCAGTAGTGTCAGACATACCTGCTGATCTTATCATACATGTCAACAATACAAAGTATCAACTGCACAAG TTCCCCCTGCTGCTCAAGTGCGGCCTCCTGCAGCGCCTCTGCTCCGACACAGAGGCCGACGAGCAGCTGCCGGTGCCGGTGGCGCTCCACGACATCCCGGGCGGCGAGGAGGCCTTCGAGATCTGCGCCAAGTTCTGCTACGGCATCGCCATCAGCATCAGCGCCAGCAACTTCGTGCTGGCGACGCTGGCAGCCCGATTCCTCCGGATGACGGAGCACGTCGCCAAGGCGAACCTCGTCTCCAAGCTCGACACCTTCTTCGAGTCCTGCGTCCTCCACGGGTGGAGGGACTCCATCGCCGCGCTGCAGGCGGCGTGGCGGATCTCCGGCTGGTCCGAGAGCCGCATCGTCCAGCCATGCGTCGACTCCATTGTCGAGAAGATCCTCCTCCCGCCCTCCCAG GTCGCGTGGTCGTACACGTACACGAGGCCGGGGTACGCCAAGAGGCCCCACCAGTCGGTGCCCAAGGACTGGTGGACGGAGGACATCTCCGAGCTGGACATCGAGGTGTTCCGCTCGGTCGTCTCCACCGTGCGCGCCACGCGCATGCTCCCGTCGCCGCTCATCGGCGAGGCCCTGCACGTCTACGCCTGCAAGCACCTCCCGGACCCGCTCTACACCGGCGGAAGCGCCAACGGCCACGCGTCTCAGAGTCAGAGCTCCTCcttcacggcggcggcggcggcggctgaggaggCGCTCGCCAAGCAGAGGCGCGTGCTGGAGACCGTCGTCACCATGATCCCCGGTGACGTGGGGTCGGTCACGGGACGGTTCCTCCTCCGGCTGCTGCGTGTGGCCAACTACGTCGGCGCGTCCTCGTCGACGCGCGCGCAGCTCATCCGGCAGGCCGGGTCCCAGCTCGACGAGGCCAAGGCGGTGGACCTGCTCATCCCGCTGCCGTCGGACGCGCAGGCGTACGACGTCGGCGCGGCGGAGGCCGTGCTGGAGCACTTCTTGGCGCAGTTCCAGCGGCCGGCCGCTCCCGACGAGCGCCGGAGGATGAGCGTCGCCATGGAGAAGGTGGTCAGAATCTTCGACGAATACCTTAAGACGATCGCCCTCGACAGTGAGTTTCCCATCGGCAAGTTCATCGACCTGGCCGAGTGCCTGCCCGGCATCGCCCGGAGCGACCACGACGGTCTCTACCGCGCCGTCGACACCTACCTCAAG GAACACCCGGACCTGAGCAAGGCGGACAGGAAGCGGCTGTGCCGGTTGATCGACTGCCGGAAGCTATCGCCGGACGTGCGGGCTCAGGCGGTATCCAATGATCGGATGCCGTTGCGGACCATCGTGCAGCTTCTATTCGTTGAGCAGGAGAGAACAATCGGCGCGGGCGGCAGCCATAGCGTCGCGCCACCGGACCGGGCCTCAGTCGATGCCGTCTCCAGGCTCACGGCAACAGGCAGAGAGGACGAAGCGGCGGCCATGGACCACAGGTCGGATGTGCACCGGCCACGGCGGGCAGGCCATGAAGAGCGCGCCCAGGGCGACGCGGCTGCAATGACGAGGTCGCTATCGGCGTCGACGAAGACGGCGGCGAGGAAGGACAGGGCGGTGGAAGAGAGGGGGAGCAGGCTGAGGAACAAGTGA